The Triplophysa rosa linkage group LG15, Trosa_1v2, whole genome shotgun sequence genome has a segment encoding these proteins:
- the LOC130565382 gene encoding GDP-L-fucose synthase-like produces MEGQVVAMRVLVTGGSGLVGRAIEWVVKKEGGAREGEEWIFLSSKDANLMNAEETKAVFQKHRPTHVIHLAAMVGGLFKNMRQNLDFWRNNIYINDNVLQASHEVGVVRVVSCLSTCIFPDKTTYPIDETMIHNGPPHESNFGYAYAKRMIDVYNRAYFEQYGRQYTSVIPTNVFGPHDNFNIDDGHVLPGLIHKTYLAKKEGKALEVWGSGRPLRQFIYSLDLARLFLWVLREYDEVDPIILSVGEEDEVSIKDAAEAVVEAFGFQNDVIYDTSKADGQFKKTASNAKLRKYLPDFKFTPFKTAIKETCDWFEANHDIARK; encoded by the exons ATGGAAGGGCAGGTTGTGGCGATGCGCGTGTTGGTGACGGGTGGCAGCGGGCTGGTCGGGCGAGCCATCGAGTGGGTGGTAAAGAAGGAGGGTGGAGCAAGAGAAGGAGAGGAGTGGATATTCCTGTCATCCAAAGATGCCAATCTCAT GAATGCTGAAGAGACAAAAGCAGTCTTTCAGAAACATCGTCCAACGCACGTCATTCATTTGGCCGCTATGGTGGGCGGGCTCTTCAAAAACATGAGACAGAACCTGGACTTCTGG agaaataacatttacatcaaTGACAACGTGCTGCAGGCGTCTCATGAGGTCGGGGTGGTGAGAGTGGTCTCCTGTCTGTCCACATGCATCTTCCCTGATAAAACAACTTATCCCATCGACGAGACtatg ATCCACAACGGTCCTCCTCATGAGTCTAATTTTGGCTATGCTTACGCCAAACGCATGATTGATGTCTACAACAG gGCGTATTTTGAGCAGTACGGGCGACAGTACACCTCTGTGATCCCGACCAACGTGTTCGGACCTCACGACAACTTCAACATTGATGACGGACACGTGCTTCCCGGACTGATTCACAAGACATACCTGGCAAAGA AGGAAGGGAAAGCGCTGGAGGTTTGGGGCTCTGGTCGTCCCCTGCGGCAGTTCATCTACTCTCTGGATCTGGCTCGTCTGTTTCTCTGGGTTCTGAGGGAATATGATGAGGTGGATCCCATCATACTGTCAG TGggggaagaggacgaggtttcCATCAAAGATGCTGCAGAGGCTGTGGTTGAAGCGTTTGGCTTccagaatgatgtcatt TATGACACCAGCAAAGCAGACGGTCAGTTCAAGAAAACCGCCAGCAACGCCAAGCTACGCAAATACCTGCCAGACTTCAAATTTACACCGTTTAAAacag CCATCAAGGAGACGTGTGATTGGTTTGAGGCCAATCATGACATCGCCAGGAAATGA